One Haemorhous mexicanus isolate bHaeMex1 chromosome 7, bHaeMex1.pri, whole genome shotgun sequence genomic window, ATGCTACAAGATTTTTCCAGAATTCTGTTGCATTCTACTAACTTAGAACAGGTTTTTCATTAATGATACATTTGTACTCTCATGtatattgttttggtttttaatagtCAAAGATTTTCTAATTTCTGAACTTTACTGCTGCAGTCTCTGTTAAGACAGTATCTCCTCTGAGGAAAACTATAACACAGGACTGTCAATAATtctaatatttttctgtgttaaaaaGGCTGTAAATCTATAAAGTTTCATTCCTCCAGGCTTTTTCTGCCTCAAAGCAAATAGGCAAACTTCGCATAGTTATTCTCCACAGGGAATGTAGTCAGTCCTTCCCAAGATGTAAAAGCAAACCCTGTAACGTGAATTATATTTTCAACCAGGTGCTTACATTTCCAGGTGTACCATCCAGTCATGTACAAACCAGAACCTTGCAGGAAGTCAGAGCATTGTAAATTTTTACACAATTATGCTCCAAAAGAGCATAAAATGGGCTGTGTTGTGATCTTTGCTTACTGGGACTTACTGGAATAGAAGCACTGCCCATTTTATGCTCTTGAAATGAGAGACTCAGCCAAGCTGAGTCTGATCTCTGTAAGTTTCATAGAGTCAACTTGACCATGTTCTCCTGTGTGACAgcagtttttatttcctgaatttCTCAGGTTAGACATTAGTCTTCAAAAGATAAGTAAATCTGAGCAGATGTAACATTTAGAAAGGATGGTGGTCACTGCATAGAAAAAGGAAGcggcagagaaaaaaacagcttcTGAATGACAGAAAACCAGCATGGAGCACATGGTCCTGGAGAATTAAATAAGTCAGAGTTGTTTGACTAAAACCCCCAGATCCTGAGTCAGAACCAGCTTGACAGATGTGCCCATGTTTGACATGATTCAGTGCCATCTTTTTCCTTACCAAACATCTTCTGCTCTTACtgtgctgcctccctgcctgcatgTTCCCATTCCCTGTTTTCCATGAGGGCTCTCCCACCCAGTCACCCACCTTCCCCTCTGCTTCAGGTTTGCTCTTGCCACCCTTTCTGCAAAAAGGGTGGCAAACCCTCACCTCCCTCtttgtccctgtgtcccctcaggcgtgtccccagagctctgtcccaAGCCTAAGGAGGCCGAGGCCGGGGcctgagggcagggctgtgggacccTCGGGGAGCCCTCACAACGAGCTCggcccacagagcccacagagccTCAGGAGAAGCCAGGAATGAACCTGAACGCTTTGTTCCAGCACATACAGTTCACTGAGAAGCAGGCGAGGGAGAAGAGGAGCTTCATCCAGCAAGGTCGGCCCCAAGGGCaccatccccattcccacagGGGTGTCCTGAGGGGACTCCTGCCAGGGAAAGCTCGGCAGAGCCAGCGTGGCTGGTTCTTGCCACCAGCACATTTCTATAAGGATGGAACAACTGAGGATTTACAAACTGAGTACATACTCTTACGGGTTTTTGTTGTCTTGCAGCTAAATGTGACATAAATAGAAGTTATGAAAAAATTAACCAAATAAAAGGAGAGCTGAGCGCTGCAAAAATTAACTTAGAAACCAAGGTGAGCAGGCATATTTATAGTGTACATTATGATGAAATACGTTATGTTTACAAATACACAACCTAGTCTTTCAGGAAAAAGCACTTTCCAGGAGTGTGCTTCAcctgctgagcagcccagcaTGGAGGAAACCTGCACTGTTCctttctgaattaaaaatgtGTCCATCAACATCCTTCCTCCCACAGATCTCCCCCTTAGGGCTGgccccagctgtgtcagggcaggcTGACTTTTGGGGCCATACCCTGTTCCAACAGTCCTGCAGCTTGTTACAGCACTTTCCTCCTGTGCAGAACACAGCCCTTGGTTGCCCAATGCCATTTATTAATGGtctttcacagaaaatatatgaaaacaTTCCCTATATTTATTTCACAGGATCTTGAATCATATACTGAACATCTTTCTGTGAACTTACAGTTAAGGCTTACAAGCCCTAAGTGTTTTTCTAGGGAGGCCAAAGACAGAGGAAAGTTTCTGAATCTATTTAGTGATTTTATTACTCTTTCCATTTAATCAAACTGCAGATGTATTTTCAGATTAAGCCACCAGTTTTGCAGAGTTTTTCACCAACAACACCTGTGGttgcaaattatttaaaaatccatttgctTGTGTCTGAAAATTAAGTCTAAATACTCTCCCCTGTGCTCTTAAGTGTCTGTGCAGACAGAATGTGTGTTCACAACAGGAAAGCATGTGGAGCCTCCTTTGAAGTCAGAGCTGTTGGATCCTATcatttaaataaacaatttCAAGAACCTTTAGGAGATTGCCTCATCTAGttgggaaaataaatgtttgggGGATGACTTTCATCCTTCCTAAAACAGTCTCTTCCACCTTTTGTAACAGactaaattatatatatatatatatatctatatgtgtgtgtgtgtatatatatctcAACATTGCTGAGAAGGGATCAGAATAGACCTcatttacaaatatttactgGTTGCAGATTGAGACTATAATTATGCAGGCAGTTATTCAGACACTCACATTTATGCATGCCACAATCTCAGAGCCCAAAGGTGCTTTAAAATAGTAACTTATTTATCCAACACAGATTATATCTGGATGTTGCTTGTTAGGTGAAGTCCTCAGTAGTCCTACTCATAACGTTATTTACAAATATCACAATTTTATGTTTATACTACTAATTTGGTATTGATGCATTGTGATTTATAATCAAGGTTTATGTGGTAGATACAGAAGGTCCTGAGAGTAGAGCCATTATTGTAAATTACTGATGGGAAGAGCTGAAGAACTATTCCTAATTAAATTTAATGTGCTTTACTGACCAGTATTAATGATATTCTCACTGATGTCCACAGAAATGATTTTACTTGCTTGCCTAGTCTGATGTTGATTCATTTATAGATAGGAAATTATACAGAAAAGTAgtggaataaaaaaatgcattttaattagTCTGTATTCAGGTTTAAAGATTATATAGTTATTGACattatttaaagtaatttatttttcactacAGGAATTAGCTTTACATATGTCTGCATTAGTTCATGTAAttcaaataatattaaataatgcTGTTCAACTAATGCTGTTCAATTAATCCCACACCAAATAACTGCAGTTTTTTACAAGCACACATATCCAACCACGAGCATGCTCAGCAGCTGAGGCCTGACCAAGATACTGAGACTGAGTTCAGAAGATTTTTGACATCTATTTCACAGACACTGCCTGTGGTCAATCAAAGAGTCCTAGGAAATGCaattttcccctctcttctctAAAACCAGGTAGCATGTAATTAGAACCCAAATTACAGCATTTGCTGTTTGCAGCTCAAtgacttctttaaaaaattgattGCAAATGCATAGATGAATTTTGGCATCTTGGTGAAACTACACTAAAGCTAGTTATGTACAGTATTACAAATACAGTGATGGAAGACCACCTACTCTTTGAATTCATatgtaaaataaattctgaGCCAAGCATGACCTTAGCATTCTGGACATATcagggatgaggaaaaaaatctagtcCTTTCCTTTCCAACTCTCACATTGCAGTCTTTGGGCATTTCATTCCACTATCTTCCTGCTTTGATCAGATGCACTTCATCTATGCCCGCTCCACAATCGTGCATtatttaactttaaaatattttcatttttaccacTGTAATATCACTCTTACTtggctttttctgcttctacacacacaaacatttgTGAATCAGCTTGACTGTTCAATTTAATTCCTGATACTTGTGTCTTTACTCTCTGTGGGCAAATCTTAACTTTGCTTTCCCTATTCATTGCTCTGAGTCAAGAGAACTTGACACTCCATCAAATAAATGATTCTCCTCCTTTAAGACTCTACAACACTTAGCTGCTTCCTATTTGTTATTGTTACAGTTTATCCCACCGCATATCTGCACTTTGGTTAGATGATGATACAGCAGATTTGCTAGAAAAATGAGAAGTCTTCAGcaaattttgaaaatgcagagGTTGAACAGCATACCCTCTAATCAGATAAACTATTagttaaaattaataaaactcTAAATAAACCTAGGTGCAAAATTGAGGTTTAGGGCTTGGGGGGTTTATGATCAAACTGTCAATAACCAGTGAGTTAATTCCCATCACCCTTCTTCAGCTAAAAATTCCAGAAATTGCAGAGAAATATCCCACTCTCCTTTGCATACTCCACAGTAGCATTGCAGTGGATGACATGTACAGCCATTTAGCCAAAACCCCCTGATATTATTCTGATATTATTGTCTCATTTGGTTCACGATGAGCTTTACACAGTGAAATGGAGAACAGTGGATTTTGTTGGCTAAAGGATCCCATGTGGTcaatatttttcctgaaaaaaatttcttctaaaCCTAGCAGATTATAAAATATCATTTTAGATAGACAGAGCACCACTAAGTGAGTCTTTCAAAGAAAGGAGACTTTTCAAAATCTTAGCAGTATACTGAAAGGTTATTGAGGGAAATAAAGAGCTGTTATGCTTTTGTTAGTCCAGCAGCTGGGCCAGCTCTTTTTAAACTGGACCGAGATCCTTGTGTACAATTTCAGAGTCTATGAAACAATTAAACAAtaactttatatttttatttctttttggaaGGTTCAGCATCTGTCTGTAAAGCAGTTCAATGTAGAAATTCTGAAGAAACATGAAGACagcttagaaaaacaaaaagctgaaCTTATTAATCAAAGAACCAGTCTTCTTAAAATCATGGTATGTTTCCAGCTGTGATATTCACACAGCTCTTTTCTATTGTACAAGAGCAATCAGCTGTAACATTTGAAAATCTGGAAAAGCTAATCTCTTAATCAGaaaatttttattgttttttatatTAGTATATGTAACAACGTAAACTTAGATAAATTCTCACATTTCATTTAAACCATCATCTAAGGTAGTGTATGCTGCATTTTATCTCCAAAGCTGATTTTATATTCTtgacttaattttttaatgtttggcCTTGTATGAGTGAACTCCAATTCTGACAGATTATTTCCTTTGTAAAAGTAAGCTATGGAAGCCTCGCCTTAAATTGGATTGCCTCATCCACagtaaaaaatattgaaaaggaTCAAAGGAAAACCCCAGGGAGGCCCACACCACATTTTAGCGAATGTGGACAGTTTAGCAATCCTGACATAGCACACAATCTCTTTGATGCCAGACACACCTCATCACCTCTTCAAAGGTAGCTACTTACAACAAGTTTGCCAGTTCTCTCAGATGCTAACCTGAATATTGCCTTCCTCTTACTTTGTTGGGGCTTCTTGGATCTGTACATATGAAGAAATGCCACAGAGGAGCAGTTTTTTTCTGCATACGTATTTAGCCTTCAAATAAGCAGAGCTAAATTTTAAACATCTAGCACAAAGCTGGatgtttaaaatttaaacagtATTAAACCTAAATCTTTAGGCAGATATCTTTTTAACTTTAGTCATAGTTCTGCATCACCCAAAGTATTCTCAGTATATGTGTGTAGTTTGATATATAAGTTATcgtttcttttttcctgtataggggtaatttcatttaatttaacCATCAATTAAGACTTCTTAGAAGAAATTTAATATAACCTTActcttttgaatattttttcccagaaaattgAACAGTGATTTTCTATCAACAATAGCACTGTAGGTAAAGGGAGTTAAAGTCCATCTGCATTCTGCAGAAGGTTgaacaacatttttatttagtttaaCAACAAGCTAGAGAAAAAGAGCTGCCTTACTATGCTAGTGGCTTCAAACAGAATTTTCTAATTTCAATATAGGAGTTGAACTGAAAATCTGCTGGTTCGAGTCTATAACATAATgtagtgatttttttaatgctctgtTATCAAGAATAGACCCTTCATTTTTGCAGgggaaaagaaagttaaaaacaACTGGCATAATGACAGAGCTGTAGCTCTTataagaaaaagtaaatattttctttactttcacattttaaaattttatttactttcctACTGCAGATTTCAGATAAAAAGAAACTGTGTGTCTCAGTCTGCCTAGCTTAGCAAagactttcatttttttaacttGAATATTCAGTCTTCCCTTTCGTTTTTTTAGGCagatgcaaagagaaaaatttctgaAGAGGAAGATAATTTTACTAGAGAAATAACAGAGTTTAACAATGAATATGGACTAACAAGTAATAGGGAACTtctcattaaaaagaaagtcAAGACTGAAATAAGTGATTTAGAGAATGAGGCAGCTCTGTTGAAAAACGGTAAGCCTTATATATATTAAACCAGTTTATCTTGGATTAACACAAAttgataaaatacagctgtttAGAACTGAACTGAAAGTGTGGTCTGACATACCAAGCATAATTAAAGGCTCTTCTGTTCCTTATCCTCTTCAGCCTTTCTGATGTGAGCACTGTGAGGAGAAGGAGCCAACCTAAGGAGGCAGCTCCCAGTGTCTAAttcagccagcacagagctcacagtCGTACACAGCCACTGAATTAGGATTAGAATCACCTGTGGTTGAGCATTTCCTTAGCTTCAAAAGAATTGTATACACAGATATCCTGTAGGACTGGTTCTTCACTGCCACAGTGGAGCTTGAATTTCAGTAAAGGTACAGAGTATGGGATCTCTCAGAGCACGGGGTCACACTGCAGGGCAGTCCTTCCACAAGGAATTTGGGGTCGTCATGGATCACAGGCTGAACATGAGTCAACAACATCAGAATGCCAACACCACACTGAGACACAAACAGAATTCTGACCTCTAACACATGAAAATAATTCCTCACTCTATTTGGGGCAGTTAAGCTCTGAACTGGAGTGTTGTGCATCTCATTTTGAtcttaaacttaaaaaaaaagtatggaCCAGTTGGAGAGAATCCACATAGGATCAGTGAGAGTGATCAGAATTCTGGAGCAcatgagaaggaagaaaatgaaagaattgtTACTATTTAAGCTATTAAGGAGAAGACTGATGAAAGACGAATATCTTTCAAATTGTATAAGTATAAATAAATTGTATAAATATCTTCAAATCGTATAAGTATCCTgtagaaaggaaataaatatattctctATACCTGTAGTGAACTGAATAAAAAGTAACAAGTGTAAAGCACAACAAGGGAGAGTCTGTCTGACAGCTTAGGAATCTTTCTAAGAACAGTGGACAGCTGAAGCTCTCTGCCTTAGAAGATTCCATTACCAAAGGAATTAGGAGTGTCCGTTACCAAAGCTTATCAAAAAAAGGTCAAACcagcatttttcagaaaaaagaggTGCAGCTGATCCTGCCTTCAGGAGAAGAATGCAGTAGGTGACCCCTCAAAGTCCATTCCAGCCTCATGATCGGTCAAGCAACAGCACTTTCAATTCCCCATATCTGCTGTAAAGATACTGTGACATGACTGTTCACTGGAGCTTGCACTTGGTAACACCTTCTTTCTTATTTCCTGTGGCTAAGGTACTAATCTACAACTGAAAAGTCTCTATTTGGTGTCAAGTGCCACTTTGAGCTTTTTTTACATattcaggcagagctgggcagttaAATGATCTGTAGTACCTGGAGGGTGACCAAAATTCTTCTCAAAGTTCAGTTGCCATCTCAGTTCAATCCTTTAATTGCACCTTTCTTGAGGCACAAGTTGTCTGTCTTTTTGCTTGCTACACTCCTGGGCACACTGACAACTCTGAAGTGAAAAGTTTAAGCAACTCATAACAAGGAAGTTATGTGAGGACCTCCAATTGGTAGAAAAACAATCACAATTAATTCCAGATGCTGTCTAATAGTAAGGTTCAAATATATTTAACACCAAAAATACTaagaaggggttttttttcagtcctgCTGAGAGATGTCTGATCTCCACCTATTCAATCAGTCATCTTCCTTTCTTTATAGCTGAATTAACTGTAAAGCAAAACATTCTTTTTATGCCCAGACAACAAAATATGTTGAACAGCtcaataacattaaaaaataattttctttcatagCTATGAATGCATTATATGACATAATTTCCTGTGAACTGTGTTATACATGaattattttagtttattttttttttatacttaaGGTTCTTTTGACTAGCTGAAGATTGGTAGAAGTAGTTAAGAATATTTAAGATTGTATCATGAATGCTAAAACTgcaatgcattttaatttaaaacatattttttcttagaaatgGAGTCAATGGAACATAAAAATGTTCAGTTAAATGCACTCCAGCTGCAGAAGAATGAATTAAAGCAGGATTTATTTACTCTCCAAAGTGAGCTCAAAGGTGTGTCTGATAACTATTTCTTGCAATAATTATTTCTGGCTTAacaaatgcttttgaaaaatgttGTCTGTCAATTTTCTCCAACAAAAGGAATCATAgtaacaatattttaatttatttttgcaatatgCAATACATTGTTTTTAAACGTGATTATAACAAATAATATGGATTTCaatgagattttatttaaatgtcatTGATACTGAGGTCCAGAGATCTGCTGAATCATGAGCTGCAAACATGAAAgaaagttttgcttttgctgGTAAGTCATCTACTTAAATGTagaatttaatgttttaaagaaCTTAAAGTCAAcataaatattgtttaaaataatgcaaatgaGTGGTTTAGTATCTTTTTTTACCAATATCTAGGTAATGTGTCACAGTAAGAGCTAAGAAAAGCAGTAAATATGGTCCTAAATTGTTTGGGAAAAGGAGTGAAATTTTCTAGATTGCAATatgtgattaaaataataaaaaaaacctaatttaTTTAGATGCCTTTACCCTTCAAAAAGTTTCATGAAGAAATActagaaaatataaatttagaATATGTAGGTCTTTGAATATGGATGATTAATGTATATTTATAGGGTAATTCTGATTTCATGTTTAGACCTTGAGAAAGTAATCAGGGAAGCAGAAAGAATGACAAAAGATTTAGAAGCAGAAAAAGTCCAAGTCACTGAAAAACCTCAGACTGATCCTGAATGTTTAAGGTAAAAGCCTCACATAATTAGTTCTTAATTGAATTTTAGGAGTGTAACTGAAGTCTAGTCCTGGTAAAAATGACTATTTTACCTTCCATGTACAACATTCCTTCTGAAATCAGCAGAACCATTCATTTTTTATTAGTCAGCCCCAAGTCCTGTTGTTGATTGCAGCTTTTCACCCTTACAACCACACCCCAATGAACCCAAAACTGCAAGTGTTTGCAGGGCTGTCAGACAAACCCAGAGCCAGGACAAGCTGCTGTTGCTTGGGTGGAAGATCAGTTCCTGAGGTCCTGTAGAAATGGTGGTGGTGCACAAAGCACTGAGGAATTACCCAGTGCTAAACTTATttctcctgcctggctgtgcagaGTCCATTGCAATGGACTGGGCTGGCCAAAGTAACCTCCTTGGGTAGCTGGGGCCTCTATTGGAGCAACTAAATGCAGATTTGTTTTCTCTATGTCTCTGCTATCAGTTCTAGTTTGCCTTCTAATTaagctggtttaaaaaaaatttttgaagaCTTAACCGAGATAGAAGAGAAGACCTTGCACAGTCTCCCTTAACAGTGAAGTTTTCTTCTCAGGAACTAAGTGGTGACACTTCATTTCTTGTCAGTTTGTTTAAATGAAACACAAGGTTTTCActtcagagaaaatattaatttgttttttggttttgtttttttttaatctctgaatGCAGAAATCCCTATATCACAGAATTGACCACCTTTTTCCTATTTTATGATAGTCCAGATGGAAGTACCTGGGAATATTCAAAAATAATTCCGAGATGATGCAAAGGAACTCCTCCTTATAAAGCTAGGCCAAAAGATTCTCTAAGAAAAAATTAAGGCAAACACAACTTATATTACCATCACAGGGTTTTTTCTTATATATCCCTAAgcttttgacaaaaaaaaataaatatagtggggatttttttttatctgaaaactTTCAATGGAAAGTTATAACTTTGCAGAGAACCCTGAGCAATTTTCTGAAAGACGATTTGGTAATGACCCATTTTTTGCTGAATAtcagtttttgaaagaaaatgatatatcaGCCCTATTACTAACTTTCTTCAACCTCTTACACGGTGTTGAGACATGGCCAAAATCCCCTcagcataaaaattaattagCTCACAATCCTGCATACAGTAGCAAAAAATTTGCATTCAACATATACATAGAAGACACAgtgtaaataataataacagtaaCGATTCTCCAGGACAGCACATTATATTTCACTCCTTTACATTATTCATTCAATCATGATATATTGGGGTTGGTGATACACGAGGCTGTCAGCTTCCTTCCAACTAACATACTTCCCTTGGAATAGTTTACTGCCATGATGCCACTGAATATCCAAAATTTGTGTAATTAGTTTTCTATACGTTTCCTATGTGGAAGATACAGAAGTAGCCAGCATTACCATACTTTTAATCCCACCTCTGCCACTGAGATCCTAAGGATCAGGCAAATCCATGTGTGTCTTTCTAGGCAATGAAATTAACTCACAGCTCTTCAGAACAACACTTTGGTTttctctgggtgaaaaactgGATAAAACATATTAAATTCTATTAACTACAAAATCAGCAAGTGTCATTTACAACCAAGGCAAGAAGGATGATGAGATTTTCTTATTTATGAAATGCCTCCTTTTATGGTCAAGATAAGCTAACATTATTTGATAATTGCATGTAGTGCAAAAAATAAAGTGCTCCTGTGCTATTACCACTATCACAAAATGCAAACCCTTCTTGAAGTCTAGTAATACACTGAACACATTTACTTAAAATTGGaacttttttcatttcagatacTGGAAAAAGTTTAAGACAGATTTGCCTAAATCATATTTTTATCTTGCAGTTGCTTTTGATCAGAAAAGCTCAATGCTTCATAGAGAGAGATAGCCCTGAAAAAGTTAACTCAGATGCCAGAAGCAatagagctgtgctgctgtattTCCATGTCAGCACTAATAGATTCTGCTTCTCAGTGGAGCCAAGCAGACAATCCTCATTTGTCTGCCTCTCTATGCCACTGCTGGGCTCTTTAGAGCCACCCCAAACTTTATCAGTCTCATACAACTCTAGCAgttgtttgggttggtttttttttttttttcagtttaacaaAGCCTGCTCATCTCTTCTTGGTTTGGACTACTGAATTAAGAGAATGAAAGGGGATTTAAAGTGTTAGACACTGTAAATTGTGCAGCATATAAATAGTCCCCTGGAGAGTATCTGATCACTCTCTGGTACCTCTGTATCatcaagaggatggagccagaaTCTGCACAGTGCTGCACAGCAAGAgaacaaaaggcaaaaagcagaagTTGAAACAAGAGGATTTAGAGTGAATTTaaggaaaaagcatttttatcaTGAGGAGGCAAAGCTTGCTCAGAGAGGTTGCAAAGTTTTCATCCTTGGAGGTTCTCCTTCTCGAGACATACTCATATACTTGTGTATATCTTAACAGGAGTCAATTTTGGTCATGTTAAAATCAATGTGATTGAACCTTCTATGTCTGAGAAACAACTCTTTTTAGCCTAACAAGATCAGGTTTTTTATCCCCATACAGAGTTTATTGCAAGAATAGAATTCtagtttttcactgaaaatcatTTTTATTACACATAAAGATAATATTTTGACCCACGTAATGTGGgtcagaaatacatttttttcctatgaaatagcacaaaatctgattttattttttacagagCTGGAAACCACACCACTCTAAGAGGTAAAAATACCGTTTTTTTGATGCTTCCTTAGAACAAACATGAGAGACAGTCAGCATCAATAACCTGATATATGTAGCTCCCAGATCACCCTGCAAGTCTGTTACTGTATCACATCCCTAGTCCTAGCTTAAAAATCAATATCAAAAGTAGCTGGCAAGGCAAGAATCTTCATTGCAATTAAGTATATATCtaaaagtaaattgcatttcagCTGAACAGCATAGCCAGCTAATTCAAATTACAGCAATTCATCTTTGATCTGAGAAAAATGCCCCATACCACGTCTGCAGTTTCATAAAATTTCTCTGAAATCCATCAAAGAATTGCAAAGGGTCATGAGAAGCACACACCAGTAATTCCAGCAGCTGTTGGAGCTGCTATAGAGGCTTGTCCTGAACCACACTGAATGCAGAAAAAATCCAACCAGAATTGTAATGTTAAGCACAGATGTAATTAGCAGGCACCTTGGAAAATGCAAGTCTCATGATACAAGTGCATAATTCagagaaaattttaagaaaatagggctttttctttttcctttttttttttttttttttgggttttgggttgttggtttgtttagtttttttgttttttttttttcccctaaagaGAGCTGCAATTAAGATCAAAAGCCTTGTTTTAATCATCTGTTCTGCCAATGCCATCCTCAAAcacaaaactgcaggaaagaaCTTTGGCATCAGCTCTCTAGAGTCCCATTTCCCTGGCAGGTAGCAAGTAACATCACTTAAGTGGAACAATGCAGGAGTCAAACAGAGACTAACTGATATCAGTAAATTCCTAACTATGGTATTTCATTGTTATATTCATTGTAATTACTGTGTTAATTATTTATCCTctttcacattttaattttaaatttttgtgttGCCTTAAGTAAAACAGCCTAGAAATAATTCTAGTTGAAGTTCATTTAGACTAAAACCAGAGCATTTCTACCTAAAATAGATATCTTTCAACCTATTTAAAAGGTAGAATAAGGATAAAATGCTTCTTTGAAACCTgaatttctcttctgcttcagAAAAGAAGTAGCAGAAAGGAAATGCATGAAATCTGCTTACTTTGTAAATAGTTCACAGCTTTTTATACATGTCTAAATCTAAACAAAAAGTATTCTTATTCTTCATAATCCAGAAAAAGAAACTCTATTACCAAAATTATgaaggaaaaagtaattttttctttcatacagGAAATATATTCTTTAGAGCTCAACAAATTGTTCATGCAAACAACAGACTGCCTAAGCCCCATGCATTCTTCTGGggggttaattttttttttgcaatttatttGATGTTAAATTTTATAATCACAAAATATCAGTCTCTGGAGTAATATATGTGGTTCAAAATGAGTTTTTCAATGGCAATCTCCTCATTGATTTTttgagcttttctttttaatagcaGTGCCTAGTGGAACTATTATAGCTTGAATTATGTTAAAATAGCTTTCCATTATGAATTGTAGAATGGATTTAGAAAAAGCAGATCAAATCTGACTAATGATGCCTTTCTTTGATAAGACAACAGATAGGTTAGACAAAGAAAATTCCAATGCCACCCATCTAGACATTTATAAAGTATTTGATGCTATCCCACATGAAAAACTATGAGTTAACTTAGGGAAGacatattagaaaaaataagtAAAGAAATgagtaataataacaacaatcaTAGGTCAGCAATTTAAAATTCTGGGACTTGAAGGTAACAACAGTCACAGTTGGTCTTAATTAAGGACTTTAGAATAGAA contains:
- the CCDC172 gene encoding coiled-coil domain-containing protein 172, translating into MNLNALFQHIQFTEKQAREKRSFIQQAKCDINRSYEKINQIKGELSAAKINLETKVQHLSVKQFNVEILKKHEDSLEKQKAELINQRTSLLKIMADAKRKISEEEDNFTREITEFNNEYGLTSNRELLIKKKVKTEISDLENEAALLKNEMESMEHKNVQLNALQLQKNELKQDLFTLQSELKDLEKVIREAERMTKDLEAEKVQVTEKPQTDPECLRLKKELEKCKDDNWESVCETLQTEIEILQMNLSQKKSSEK